The Virgibacillus phasianinus genome includes a window with the following:
- a CDS encoding GerMN domain-containing protein, producing MRMRGMFIVTGIISISVILTGCFQGEQSLEKVDPPQDATEVSNTQGKDAKATKENATEKSSKEKAEKTTETQETQLYLLDSNGMVVPQTLELPATKEVATQALEYLVKDGPVTQLLPNGFQAVLPAGTEVLGLDLQEDGTMIVDVSNNFKDYKAEQELEILQAMTYTLTQFDSVDKVKLWINGYPVDSMPVNGTPVSDGYSRANGINMIQTDTIDYLGSTPVTLYYPAAQDDLNYFVPVTQHIKMDDKNEYESIVSALIDGSKYNNNVVQVFNSSVSLTEEPQLNDGVLKLVFSDDILMDKDQATISDQVMETLVRTLTEDKEVEAVDVKVNKVKQVFNESGKAYTEPVTKKMVMPTGKL from the coding sequence ATGCGAATGCGCGGTATGTTTATAGTGACAGGTATAATTAGTATTTCTGTGATATTAACTGGTTGTTTTCAGGGGGAGCAATCACTGGAGAAGGTTGATCCACCACAGGACGCAACAGAAGTAAGCAACACACAAGGTAAGGATGCGAAGGCAACAAAGGAAAATGCAACGGAAAAGAGTTCCAAAGAAAAAGCTGAAAAAACAACTGAGACACAGGAGACACAGTTATATTTGCTTGATTCTAACGGAATGGTTGTGCCGCAAACACTGGAGCTTCCGGCTACAAAAGAAGTTGCCACACAGGCTTTGGAATATCTAGTAAAAGATGGGCCAGTTACACAGCTATTGCCAAACGGTTTTCAGGCAGTACTTCCGGCAGGCACCGAAGTTCTCGGTCTAGATTTACAGGAAGATGGAACCATGATTGTGGATGTATCCAATAATTTCAAAGATTATAAGGCAGAACAAGAACTGGAAATATTACAAGCAATGACATATACATTGACCCAGTTTGACAGCGTAGATAAAGTTAAACTTTGGATCAATGGTTATCCTGTAGATTCTATGCCTGTTAACGGTACACCGGTATCAGATGGCTATTCAAGGGCAAATGGTATTAATATGATTCAAACAGATACAATTGACTATCTTGGTAGCACGCCAGTTACCCTTTATTATCCAGCAGCTCAAGACGATTTAAATTACTTTGTTCCGGTTACACAGCATATAAAGATGGATGATAAAAACGAATATGAATCAATTGTAAGTGCATTGATTGACGGGTCAAAATATAATAACAATGTAGTGCAAGTATTTAATTCATCCGTATCATTAACAGAAGAGCCACAATTAAATGACGGTGTGCTTAAGTTAGTATTTAGTGATGATATCTTAATGGATAAGGATCAGGCAACAATTTCCGATCAGGTGATGGAGACATTGGTAAGAACACTTACCGAGGATAAAGAAGTGGAAGCGGTTGATGTAAAAGTGAACAAAGTCAAACAGGTGTTCAATGAAAGCGGAAAAGCATATACAGAGCCGGTTACCAAGAAAATGGTAATGCCAACTGGTAAATTATAA